The sequence CATCTGAGGCTGCCTCCACGATAATCTCCGCACCACTGGACAGGGGAGCAGGGAGAGGTGTCCTGAACACTCGCACCTGTTGTAAAGAAGACAGTGAGCAGGTACCTGATCAAGTATAGTAAACCTTTGTGTCTCTTCTATTTCACTCTctttataaaaaatacatttcaataacTTAATCTTGATAAACGGACCTTATATGGTCAAAGAAAGCTTTATCATTTTGCAAATGAAATTGCAGGAATCTCGAAACAAGTGTTCAGCCTGGAGCAACGATAAACACATCCAAGGAGAATGGCAAAGATTTAACTGCGTGGATCGCTGtacatggtgttgatcactggattggtccACAGACCACCGCCCCATAGCTAGAATGTTGATTTCGATGATGAATTTAAGAAATTTTTCTTCATTCATTGTGACTGAAATGTGCCTTTAAGCTTATTTTAAACTATGACAAAGTCCCCTCCAACTGTCATTTGGCTACCAGATAAATACTTTTATCATGAAGTGATGTATATATTGAAGAAAGCACATAATGGTGTTTAAATATATGTGTCACCGTACCGGGTCAATCCACAGGGTCTGCATACACCGTCCTATGTCTAATGGtacgttgtcatggaaacatttgCCTGACGTGGTCGGTAGGTAGAAGAAACCGCTGGAGCAGGTGACATCCACGTGGGTCTGGTTCGCCATCACCAAGAGAGCATTCAGGACCCGGAAGTAGCTGCAGGCAactaaacacaacacagattCCACATCAGACTCATTATGAATTAATTTTTGGTAATTCCGAACTCTCAGTACAGCTGAAGCAGTTATTTGTGTAATAAGCTTTGTTTGCtccattgagtgagtgagtgagtgattgagtgagtgattgagtcagtcagtcagtcagtcagtcagtcagtcagtcagtgacaaCGAAACACTTAAcactattccaacaatatctgacaccagtaatgggcctctcacattgtactcatgtgtactAACGAACCCTTGACGGCCAAATGCTTTAACGACTTCGCTGTTCCACAGCCCCGCTCCTTTAGCATCAGGGATACCTGTTGACGTTTTGGCAAATATATGTGACGGCATGTGTTCAAGTTTCTTATatgtcagcagtattccaggtatatggcggagTTTGtaatgatcgaatctggaccagacaaatgataaacaacacgagcatcgatgtAGGATACGCTGCCATgttaatcaagtcagcgagcctgactaccacATTCCATTTGTCGACTTTTACAACAACAGTAAGTTGTtgaacatcaattctaacccggatttcaCGGGTTCTCAGTTCTGAGTGGACTTTTAACTTGGATTGAAACAAATGTCATCATGTCAGGTTTTGTGACCGGGATCATGTGATGCACCAGTGATTGACAACTTCATCTGATAATATATCAGTATCAAACATCCAACTCGTTATCGACATTCATAATTAATGCGCTCCAACGGTCTCTTGAGCGTTGTTTTGTATGCCAGATTGAAAAGATATTGGTTTTATTGATGAAAACTTTTGATTACTTGAACCTACCAAGATCGAGTAGACGACTTTGTTCATAATGGTAGGAATGGTTCAGAGTTAATTATTCGTCAttatttcagcaaaacttgtGCATATACAGAAAACTAGTTTCAACACAAATTACAAATGACTTTcttgaaatacatatttctttaaacTGCAGAGACCAATTTATTAAAGAGTTTACAATGGGATGCCCGCTGTCgcgaaaaaaaaacatatttgtcaGATTTACTGCATGAAAGTGTGAATTCAATGCATCTGGAAAAGAACACAAAGGAGATCAGAAATAAGTATTTTCCCCAACAGCCCTCATTACTCGCACAGCTGATGACCAAATACAAGTAATATCCGTTTGTTGACAACCTTACACCACACGAGAGGGCAGCATTTCACTCATTACCTACCCTAGGATATGAATGCTTCATCCGACGAGAAACTGCGAGACCTGCCACGTTTATGGGGTTTGAAATAATCGAACACTGAActcatcatttgcatttcttTGTGAAGCATAGGAACTacatatgtttacaatacagaGTTATCCATAATAACCTACTATCAAATGAGTTTAGATCAAATATATAGACTCGGAACCTTTCACCACCTCTGCCGGTGAGGTGCGTGTGCTCTGTATGCTTTTTCATCAGAACACACAATGATCTTGGTAATAGAAGTCGATTTGGATTGAAAACCTTGTTAACAAAGCGATATAAatttgtggttcagtatattttacgTGGTTGCTATGAGTATTTGAGTGAGGAAGTGGAGAGCCATGGTGTAAAAAATGGGCGTATCAGGTGCaatattttttgtcaatattgGATTAAGTGAAATATGGATAAGACACAAATTACTACTCGATTATCTTGTAGTTATAAGCctgcataaaaaaaataaataaatgtttctcgggcacatttttttcaggaGTGACTAAGGCGGTAGAAAAAAGATAGAAAAAAgggacgagggaggaacacatttttaatttttttctttcagaaatacagcttaggAAGTTTAGTACGTGTTAATGgcttgtagattcagtcacacgcGTTCTTACAGACTCTCATTCTTAAAGTGCACAAAGGATGATCGGGACGCTGCCAagtcaaaattaagtttttttaaagtggcaaaacaaaataaaagtgacgcgccaaTGCCTGAGAaagatttcacttttttatttagcctaataCATATAATAATTGATCGGGCTATTCAGTTTATGTTTAGCCAGCTGTCCAACTTGAGGATGGACTACGCTCTATATTAAGATGTCCATTATGTCATAACTATAGAGTAATGTATGTCAAGCCatactgtttgaaataaatgtccATCAGTATTTCAAATTATTCAACTACTTAGCATTATCAATGTTAAAGTGTTGTGTGATTTAGGCAAGGGTTTATATAAGGCTTGTATATTAAGAAAGGAATTAACCCGTAAACACTGATTGTACATCCTCCTTTACCTTTATCTATTTTCCATTGTCCCCATgtatacgtgagtgagtgagtttagttttatgccgcgctcagcaatactccaactatatggcggcggtttgtaaataatcgagtctgggctagacaattcagtgatcaacagcatgaacatcgatctgcgcagctgggaaccgatgtcatgtgtcagccaagtcagcgagcctgaccacccgatcccgctagtcgcctatTACAACAGGCATAATCGCATTTTATGGCTTCACGTATGCAAACCTGTACTAATACCGATACCGATGTCATTTTACCAATTATCTGTACAGATTACGGTAATAAACGCATCGCAATCGTTTCCACAATGTACCCAtttcagagagtgagtgacttaaaagttaacgtcacatcggcaatatctcagccatatcgtgacgagaacatctaatatcaaaattaattatatgtctacaataaaacctgtcaacgaagggtagtaaaacaactagaatatcacaaatggaattaaaactagcatggaaagttaaaaacaacatcaccattaggacGATACACTATAcgatcaggctatagatcgccaacaactgaaggtagatcaccacactagggaccatggggacttacagtacctttgctacctgcatggaccctagttggatttacacaatCCCTTCAACCGATGGCGACTATACAAAATgctaaccaaaattaaaacaacaagaatacaacgattaaaaacctggtacaTTTAAATTTGTACCCATTTCAGGAATCGATCCCGGATCTTCTGCATCGCGATCGGacgctttaatcattaggctacAACAGTGTCCCTAGATATGTTTTAGTGTGGTGTAATTCTTGTGGAAACCACCATTTCTGCTAATCATACTCAACACAGCAAAACTGGTCTTCTAAACTCCTCAAAGAAACCTCTATCGTTGTGGCGTTTCTTATGCGGTTCAGTATAATTTGTCACATCGGTAGGTATGGGATAAAAAACCTTCCCGAATGAAAACATTTCCGTTTTAATATACCTATGGGCACCTATTACTTTTATTGATCTAAACAAACAACGGTGGAAGGTACATGtgtttgtacaatattttacatTAGTACATAGCTAATAtttacggaagcgtattagggccacggtgaaaatttgtttggtgtcactatctcctacgtaggacatactatctcctacgtaggacttagtatctcctacgtgggacttagtatctcctacgtaactTCCTTCTAATTCCACACCGTGACTTTAAGCCTGTAATGCGATGTTACATTTAAGATCTAATGAAAGTGGGACACTCAAACAAGGATGGATACGTTAAACCAACCATCCGTTACACTTCCTAAGGTCGGCATACAGTGTTCAAGATTAAACAAGCAAAGACAGATCATGTATCACTATAAGAATACGACAAGAATGACAGACAGCATCCGTCACCTGTATAATATTGCCAACCTGCCTCTTCTTCACCCCCAGTGATGACGGACGAATAGTACAAGCGGCAACGTTGGGACGCTGGATTGTGCAGTACCATGTTGCACTGAGGATCACCCAAACACCTCCAAAAACATGTCGCTTTGTCAGAACCACTGCGTTCAGTGATGAAAGTGTCATTGAACATTTGTCGATCCAAACTTCcatgatgatgaaatgtcaGAATGCTACATGACTGTGTAGCAGAGCTGTAACTCATGGTGACGGTGAGAACAAACTGAACAAATTCCCACACAACCATCCTCATGCCGCACCTTTATGACAATGGTCCTGGTGGCTGGATGACAATATTCACAGAGTGCCTCACCATTAATGAAGTATCGAACTCTTCGTGTGACGATTGATTGATAACACTGGAAACCGGAAACCCTCTAGACTGATTTGTATCTGATTTCATGCTTCATATTGACATCTTGAGAATATTTAAATGGGTAACATACTGGTCAATGAATTATTGATGAACAGCCTTCAAGCTCATCTATGCGGAACTATAAACATATGTCATTATGTTACACTAAATAGACTCAAGGTGGAAAGGTCTGATTATAAAATCGGTTTGTCTCCTTGAAACTGGAATTCTTGCGATCGAATCAAACGTCTCCGTAGAAAGGAACGCATTACGAACAAAGAATGCCAAGAAGTTAGTGTTTACGAAAGAAAACATCTTAGAAACAAGGAACACCATCCAGGCAACTAATGTTGGATGGCTTAATGTTTAAGATtatcaccaatattccagctctaagGCTgcgatctataaataatcgCGTTTTtacaacacaatccagtgatcaatagcatgagcatcgattcatGCAGTTGTAATTCGATATGTGTCATCTAAGccggcaagcctgaccacagaCACTACAGTTAGACATTGATCTCTAGGCATGGAATTATCAAGTGATGCCTTCATCAGAAGTCACACAAAAGGAGGAAcctaattttttttaaacatattctTGAGTATATTTGCTGTGGAATATATGTCCTGAAATGACCTCTTTAAATTTTGGCTGACAGAGGAGTATGTTGTATGTTATTTATTAACACCAAATTGAGGTTTGTTTTGCATTACATCCCTGATGTAACTTCTAACGACACGCTTATCATTATTATTGAGAGGTATCAGAAAAGTATTGTCTTCATGAGAGGGTATGTATGTCCCGCAACTTTCAATGTCAGTTTTGGTCTGCCGACTTCGTTATCGTAGAATACCTATATTTATGAGGTTTTTATTTTACGAAGATGTCcccagttagttttggatttagaaaatataaAGCTGTTTTTCAGGACACCAttcatttcttttgtttaaacataattgcatttgCCGTTTAATAGTATGGCTATTTTTTTTCCAGGATAAGACATATCAAAAgcatccatcaactgaatcatttaaaaccttgataAATTTTTTATCTTTAAGCaaagagtgtgacagacaaactaCTGCCTTAAAGggcaccctgatcctgatcagacagggttgccCTGAATGCATTTAGAGTCCGCAAATGGTTTTAATTTCAGAGGTGTCAATAGTCTTAATCACTATAAActgtggccagtaatcaatagatGGGAAAAGTCGATGTTCATCTTTGacgtttttatttattttatttttatttttggtgtttcataagccatatggAATGTTAATATTAGTTAATAttaaacgtcacatcggcaatatatcagccatatcgtgacgagaacattcaactcTTAAATGGatgatatgtatttcataaataaacctgtcagcaaagagcagtaaagcaactagaatatcacagttacaatttaaaactaatgtggaaagttaaaactaatattactatttggacaacacaatataaaacaagggCTATATAGCACCAACgtcagaaggtagatcaccatactagggacaatggggacttacagtacctttgcttcgtgcatggaccctagctggatttacaccatcccttcagatgttaccaatttagtcccatctagccacaaattaaaaatacacatataccacgactaagaacagtggaaagtctaaCCGTACATGGAAGGTTCTGAGACTTAATTACAATTAATAATcctacggtacttcaaccccctttaagagtacagccactaacaattcatgttttaaattaattaataaatctaaactaccaataatcaAAATGCAACTGTCTacaaaacataataatcaaacttttgtcatgaaatcaatatcttttaaaaaaccaataattaactGATAATTAACTGTGTTAAAAgggtccttaattgttttgacTGTTAAATGCTTATCTCTAATGATGGATAAGATACTAAAGGtggagggtgagtgagtggggttttagcaatatgccagaaaCATAGCAGCAGAAATAGTTTTCACAAATTGTGTtaatgtgaagaatcgaacctgagACTTAAGCGTAAGGAGTGAACTATTTAGCCACTATGCTATCCCACCGCCTCTgtgtgtcgtaagaggtgacaattTATTATCGGGTGGTCTTCTGCAATCGGATCCCAAATTCGTAGATCGAAGCTAAAATGCTGGTACCTACTGGATTATCTGTAGACCGAGGTCATACAGATAGAAAATTGCTGACTGCAGCGTGGAAATAAAGctaaacacacaaaaatgcTTTTTCATCACTAATTGACACAGTCGGTAATCTCTTTGTAACTAtatttgtattattgattaaatcTAAGGCTTCACATTAGCAGTTCATGGTGATTTGAGAACTCTGATAAGTGATATCATTATGTTTTCACTTGTCACCATTGTGAGacttgtaaatatgtttgttagGTTtaggtctttgaatggcatttacaaGTGAAACCCATATAAAAAAAGTATAGATGTTAATTGTTAGTGGTATATCAGTTACCTCCCGTTAGTTCCTTTCAATTTTACCTTCCGCAAGTTCCTTTCCATTTTACCTCCCGTGAGTTCCTTTCCATTTTACCTCTCGTTAGTTCCCCAATCGTGATATAGTTGCAATATTGTTAAACCCATTCTCAACCTTTGTCCATTGTCTGTAATTTAATTCACGGCGTCAACATGTCCATTATTATGACTTACCAGTGCTAATTCACTGCTGACTGATGGATTCCAGTTGCCCGTTAACAGCAACACAGACATCtaatttttaatatatttgggTGAATAATTAAACTTCAGACTGAACCCCGGAATCAGTTAGTCCTTTAAGTCACCTTTAGCATCAGAAaagtcaataaaacgttcaggtttaagtttctcagcacacagtgtttcatataaagcccagttagccttttcaaaactccaccttgatgatgaacatcagatggagttacagattttactatagcaggaaaatggtcacttccacggaggtcatcgtggactgaccattcgaattcatttagtagttctgaatttctgagtgacaagtcaagagcagaataggtccctgtcccaggatgtaaatatgtgttggaaccatcattataaatacataaatcattgtcagaacaaaagttctccaacaatttacctttagtgtttgtagttacactaccccagagtgggttgtgcccatttaaatctcccattataataaagggcttcgggagctggtcatagagagcttgaagatcggctTTGGCAAACAAACAATAGATGtaaaagtaattctcactgcaacagcctgcatattagtattaagtggaacagggctttgaataacgttttgtctgactagaatggatgatccgccagtggccctatcatccggtgggtgggtgagtgggtgagtttagttttacgtcgcacttagcaatattccagctatatggcgacggtctgtaaataatcgagtctggaccagacaatccagtgatcaacaacatgagcatcgatctgcgcaatggggaaccgatgacatgtgtcaaccaagtcatagtctgaccacccgatcccgttagtcgcctcttacgacaagcatagccacccttttatggcaagcatgggttgctgaaggcctattctaccccgggaccttcacgggtccctatCATCCGGAGGGGataaagaatgatatgcattaaaatgacgaaggtcaaatgtatctgtttctttcaaatatgtctcttggagacataacgctgaaggtgtaaaatcttggattaatggctgtaattcatgtaaattagtcctcagtcctctgcagttccactgtacaatattgtaacacccttggggtgcacgttggaagacaaataacacaaggagatgatgaagcagagtaggagagtttgcaatgatgcatgcaaactttctgtttaattttgttttaacggcaacaatgccaatgcaactttggctaacaaagtgataaaataaatgatgccaataaatatagtcaggtctgataagacactagtttgcctatagattggcttaatgacaaggctcagtctccaaggaaaataatggttattatgctacatatattttgactccaattgtatcttgcagaaatgatactctgtatataatgttaccaagtgattgcaaatttgacttaaaatatatacctagtgatagtcaggataataaatgcaagttggtagggatgccaggtgaaggtcagttcaaatgacttctacaatcggaatcttaaccttagaacaagtaatgagtggatgaatggatgaggatcgagtgaatgtgtcagttgtgagtaattgtagttgtcctTGGGCCTTGACCAGTGATCGTATTTATAGGCATCATCAGGAGGTGATGTGAcctttctcagccaatcagaacacaggtttgatggctttcctacacaaagcactgtataggcagtattgtttctaacacaagtaagtgatcactaattgtcctgttgttgtcctgtttgtccgaaattgattaggacacagtagaaataattaggacatcaagacaatttgtttaacggacaatatctttctgtcaacgtagcgtcagcggccgccatcttggttggtggtcagctcaaatgacaggtgaaatgtacaaaatattcagtttccttatcatttggtgttgtcctcatgtgataaaaagtgtccgaaaagattaaacacaatggacatctgtgttttgtggtgacatttgatataacaaGAATAAGGGCAACGATATAGTTACACCAAGTGACTAGGACGACATTTTGACAGACGTCAAATGCATGCTACGTCTATTGACAACTTGGTGTCAATGTAACGTAAATGTGCCCTGTTTCCAGGAATTTATGTTGTCCTACGTGTCCTTTAATAATTCGGACACTAACGAGATTGCTAAGATATTTGGTAAAAGCAAACAGAGAAAACGGacaacagaatgtcaaacagtgccatgaatgatggtcggcgagaaatgtcaaaacatggaatgactgtcatgtttgaggtacaaatgtaggaaatacaggagattatatgttgtcctctctgtcttaaaacaatgcatttctatcaCAGATTCCAGGAAAATGCCAGATAATGATTATGTggcttttgatataaaaacggacattcagtttataaaccgtcactcaacctaacgtaaaacgttgacaggtcaccgtaacctgagaaatgtcaaattgatcaaattcattattcacagcaatcaagcgtaatttatatcagtatccatcatggaaaacacttaaaaacacttctgaacaaggaagttatcagaaaatcgccattaaccagtgtaataggtcattgtttacatgggtcaccGGTCAGACTTACtttctataaataaccagggagcaggagtgcacacaagaaatagtccc comes from Haliotis asinina isolate JCU_RB_2024 chromosome 13, JCU_Hal_asi_v2, whole genome shotgun sequence and encodes:
- the LOC137260473 gene encoding uncharacterized protein; translation: MVVWEFVQFVLTVTMSYSSATQSCSILTFHHHGSLDRQMFNDTFITERSGSDKATCFWRCLGDPQCNMVLHNPASQRCRLYYSSVITGGEEEAGWQYYTVACSYFRVLNALLVMANQTHVDVTCSSGFFYLPTTSGKCFHDNVPLDIGRCMQTLWIDPVRVFRTPLPAPLSSGAEIIVEAASDGVNIRNWVRLHVNDDSTLAMSLVVRWDTMDIGFNTRTSGVWSNALSHPGVGFTPYVFSNLSIKITDTEFLISIDDNNLFSGPIRVPVQQANMIEVDFTLIKRLQLIYP